A genomic stretch from Vibrio coralliilyticus includes:
- the mutS gene encoding DNA mismatch repair protein MutS, whose protein sequence is MKAEQKHTPMMQQYLKLKAENPDILLFYRMGDFYELFYDDAKRASQLLDISLTKRGASAGEPIPMAGVPFHAVEGYLAKLVQLGESVAICEQIGDPATSKGPVERKVVRIVTPGTVTDEALLSERIDNLIAAIYHHDGKFGYATLDVTSGRFQLMEPETEEAMAAELQRTSPRELLFPEDFEPVELMAARNGNRRRPVWEFELDTAKQQLNQQFGTRDLVGFGVEQAKLGLCAAGCLIQYVKDTQRTALPHIRSLTYDRQDHSVILDAATRRNLEITQNLAGGTDNTLAEVLDHTATPMGSRMLKRWLHQPMRDINTLNHRLDAISELKELTLFADLHPVLKQIGDIERILARLALRSARPRDMARLRHAMQQLPELSESMATLVHPYLVKLGQYAAPQEEVCELLERAIKENPPVVIRDGGVIAEGYNAELDEWRKLADGATEYLEKMEQEERERHSIDTLKVGYNNVHGFFIQVSRGQSHLVPPHYVRRQTLKNAERYIIPELKEHEDKVLNSKSKALALEKQLWEELFDLLMPHLEKLQNLASAIAQIDVLQNLAERADSLDYCRPVLSQQAGIHIQAGRHPVVEQVLEEPFIANPIELNPQRKMLIITGPNMGGKSTYMRQTALIALMAHIGSYVPAESAHIGSIDRIFTRIGASDDLASGRSTFMVEMTETANILHNATANSLVLMDEIGRGTSTYDGLSLAWASAEWLAKELGSMTLFATHYFELTELPNQIPNLANVHLDAVEHGDTIAFMHAVQEGAASKSYGLAVAGLAGVPKSVIKNARAKLTQLEQLSHGDNSNTTSSAVDIANQLSLIPEPSEVEEALSGIDPDDLTPRQALEALYRLKKLM, encoded by the coding sequence AGCAATACCTCAAGCTTAAGGCTGAGAACCCAGATATATTGCTGTTCTACCGAATGGGGGATTTCTATGAGCTTTTTTATGACGATGCTAAACGCGCATCCCAGTTGCTGGATATCTCACTAACAAAACGCGGCGCTTCTGCTGGTGAGCCGATACCAATGGCCGGCGTCCCGTTTCATGCCGTGGAAGGATATTTGGCTAAGCTTGTTCAGCTAGGTGAATCAGTTGCGATCTGCGAACAAATTGGTGATCCCGCGACCAGCAAAGGCCCAGTAGAACGCAAAGTTGTTCGTATAGTGACACCGGGAACCGTCACCGATGAAGCCCTCCTCTCGGAACGTATCGACAATCTTATTGCCGCTATCTACCACCACGATGGTAAATTCGGGTACGCCACACTGGATGTCACGTCAGGGCGCTTTCAGCTTATGGAACCCGAGACTGAGGAAGCGATGGCCGCAGAGCTCCAGCGGACCTCACCGAGAGAGCTATTATTTCCAGAAGATTTCGAACCCGTCGAACTGATGGCCGCTCGCAACGGTAATCGCCGTCGTCCCGTTTGGGAGTTTGAGTTGGATACCGCTAAGCAGCAGTTGAATCAACAGTTTGGTACTCGTGATCTTGTCGGTTTCGGCGTAGAACAAGCGAAGCTCGGGCTCTGCGCTGCGGGCTGTTTGATTCAGTATGTTAAAGACACACAACGTACCGCTTTGCCGCATATTCGCTCTCTCACTTACGATCGTCAGGATCATTCTGTCATTCTTGATGCCGCGACTCGTCGCAATCTCGAAATTACTCAGAACCTCGCAGGCGGAACTGATAACACACTTGCTGAAGTGCTTGACCACACTGCCACACCAATGGGTAGCCGTATGTTAAAACGTTGGCTTCACCAGCCAATGCGCGACATCAACACCCTCAATCACCGCCTAGACGCGATCAGTGAGTTGAAAGAGTTGACTCTGTTTGCTGACTTACACCCCGTACTCAAACAGATCGGAGACATCGAACGTATCTTGGCGCGTCTTGCTTTGCGCAGTGCCCGCCCGCGTGATATGGCACGTTTACGTCATGCAATGCAACAACTGCCTGAATTATCTGAGTCTATGGCAACGCTAGTACATCCATATCTGGTTAAACTCGGCCAGTATGCCGCTCCACAAGAGGAAGTCTGTGAACTTCTCGAACGTGCTATCAAAGAAAACCCACCCGTGGTGATCCGAGATGGCGGTGTCATCGCTGAAGGGTATAATGCTGAGCTCGACGAATGGCGAAAATTAGCCGACGGTGCGACTGAGTATCTGGAAAAAATGGAACAGGAAGAGCGTGAACGTCATAGCATAGATACGCTCAAAGTTGGTTATAACAACGTACATGGCTTCTTCATCCAAGTCAGCCGAGGACAAAGCCACTTGGTGCCACCACATTATGTTCGCCGTCAAACGCTGAAAAATGCAGAGCGTTACATCATTCCTGAGCTGAAAGAACATGAAGATAAGGTGCTTAACTCCAAATCGAAGGCATTGGCGCTTGAGAAACAGTTGTGGGAAGAACTGTTTGACCTTTTAATGCCCCATCTAGAAAAGCTGCAGAATTTGGCTTCAGCGATTGCCCAAATTGACGTGCTGCAAAACTTAGCCGAACGTGCCGATAGCCTAGATTACTGCCGCCCTGTACTCAGTCAGCAAGCTGGTATCCACATTCAAGCAGGCCGACATCCCGTGGTTGAACAAGTCCTTGAAGAACCGTTCATTGCTAACCCTATTGAGCTTAATCCACAACGTAAGATGCTGATCATTACTGGCCCAAACATGGGCGGTAAATCGACCTACATGCGTCAAACCGCGCTGATTGCACTGATGGCTCATATTGGCTCCTACGTACCGGCAGAATCAGCCCATATTGGTTCTATTGATCGCATTTTTACTCGCATCGGCGCCTCAGATGATCTTGCATCAGGCCGCTCAACGTTCATGGTTGAGATGACCGAAACCGCGAATATTCTTCACAACGCCACAGCAAACAGCTTAGTTTTAATGGATGAGATTGGTCGAGGCACCAGTACTTATGATGGTTTATCACTGGCTTGGGCAAGTGCAGAGTGGTTGGCAAAAGAGCTCGGCTCCATGACCTTATTTGCCACCCACTATTTTGAGTTGACCGAGCTACCGAACCAAATACCGAATTTGGCTAACGTCCATCTAGACGCGGTTGAGCATGGCGATACCATTGCCTTTATGCACGCTGTTCAGGAAGGGGCTGCCAGTAAGTCTTATGGTCTCGCCGTTGCTGGGCTCGCTGGCGTGCCAAAAAGCGTGATCAAAAATGCTCGAGCGAAACTGACTCAGCTTGAACAGCTTAGCCATGGCGACAATAGCAATACCACCAGCAGCGCAGTAGACATTGCTAATCAACTGAGCCTGATTCCAGAGCCAAGCGAAGTGGAAGAGGCGCTATCAGGCATCGACCCTGACGACCTCACTCCTAGACAGGCATTGGAAGCTCTTTATCGGCTGAAAAAATTAATGTAG